The following proteins are encoded in a genomic region of Gemmatimonadota bacterium:
- the rpsP gene encoding 30S ribosomal protein S16, giving the protein MAVRIRLRRMGRKKQPHYRIVVADSAAPRDGRFVETLGYYKPLSKPARVVVDLERVDYWVAQGAQPSHTVRSLVSKARTGGDAKVAVGAPDVEAEKARKAAELEAKRQKEAEAAQAAAEAEAAAAAEAAAAEAAQAEASAEPEAAAEPEAAEEEAEPEAGS; this is encoded by the coding sequence ATGGCCGTTCGCATCCGACTCCGGCGCATGGGCCGGAAGAAGCAGCCGCACTACCGCATCGTCGTCGCCGACAGCGCCGCTCCCCGTGACGGTCGCTTCGTCGAGACCCTCGGCTACTACAAGCCCCTGAGCAAGCCGGCGCGCGTCGTGGTCGACCTCGAGCGCGTGGACTATTGGGTGGCGCAGGGCGCGCAGCCGTCGCACACGGTGCGCTCGCTCGTCTCCAAGGCCCGCACGGGCGGTGACGCCAAGGTGGCCGTCGGCGCTCCGGACGTCGAAGCCGAGAAGGCCCGCAAGGCCGCGGAGCTCGAGGCCAAGCGCCAGAAGGAGGCGGAGGCCGCCCAGGCGGCCGCCGAGGCCGAAGCGGCCGCGGCCGCGGAAGCCGCCGCCGCCGAAGCGGCGCAGGCCGAGGCCAGCGCGGAGCCCGAGGCCGCCGCGGAGCCCGAAGCCGCCGAAGAAGAAGCGGAGCCGGAAGCCGGCTCCTGA
- the trmD gene encoding tRNA (guanosine(37)-N1)-methyltransferase TrmD — MRINIVTIFPGFFAAPLALSIPGRAQRAGLVEYRVVDLRDFTHDRHRTVDDVPYGGGAGMVMKPEPFFEAVDHLAPTGPIVLLSARGRPFRHADAVRFAVQDELTLLCGHYKDVDQRVADHLATEELALGPFVLSGGEIPALAVTDAVVRLLPGALGDHDSAASDSFYEEERVSAPSWTRPPEYRGHVVPDVLLSGDHARIRAWREQAAEEAEAKRRGG, encoded by the coding sequence ATGCGCATCAACATCGTCACGATCTTCCCCGGGTTCTTCGCGGCGCCGCTCGCGCTGTCCATCCCCGGTCGCGCCCAACGGGCGGGACTGGTGGAGTACCGGGTGGTCGACCTGCGGGACTTCACGCACGACCGGCACCGCACCGTGGACGACGTCCCCTACGGCGGGGGCGCCGGGATGGTCATGAAGCCCGAGCCCTTCTTCGAGGCGGTGGACCACCTCGCCCCCACGGGCCCGATCGTGCTGCTGTCCGCGCGCGGCCGGCCGTTCCGCCATGCGGATGCCGTGCGCTTCGCCGTGCAGGACGAGCTCACCCTGCTCTGCGGGCACTACAAGGACGTGGACCAGCGCGTGGCCGATCACCTGGCCACGGAGGAGCTGGCGCTCGGCCCGTTCGTGCTGTCCGGGGGGGAGATCCCCGCGCTGGCCGTCACGGACGCGGTGGTGCGGTTGCTCCCCGGCGCCCTCGGCGACCACGACTCGGCCGCGTCGGATTCGTTCTACGAGGAGGAGCGCGTGAGCGCACCCTCCTGGACCCGCCCGCCCGAGTACCGCGGCCATGTCGTGCCCGACGTGCTGCTCTCCGGGGACCACGCCCGCATCCGCGCCTGGCGGGAGCAGGCGGCGGAGGAAGCCGAGGCGAAGCGGCGCGGCGGCTAG
- a CDS encoding helix-turn-helix transcriptional regulator — MSDDPAVPLNPRDLMILAVLAEQPQHGYGIIKAVEARSRSGVQLDPANLYRSLRRMSGDGWVEEVEADNDDRRRTFALTPSGRGVLATELRRLEALLAEARPLLAEGPDA; from the coding sequence ATGAGCGATGACCCTGCCGTTCCACTGAACCCGCGCGACCTGATGATCCTGGCCGTCCTGGCCGAGCAGCCGCAGCACGGCTACGGGATCATCAAGGCGGTGGAGGCGCGCTCCCGGTCAGGGGTGCAGCTCGACCCCGCCAACCTCTACCGGTCCCTCCGGCGCATGAGCGGGGACGGTTGGGTGGAGGAGGTGGAGGCGGACAACGACGATCGACGGCGCACCTTTGCGCTCACGCCCTCCGGCCGCGGGGTGCTGGCCACCGAGCTTCGGCGCCTCGAAGCCCTCCTGGCCGAGGCGCGCCCCCTGCTCGCCGAGGGTCCCGACGCGTGA
- a CDS encoding ADOP family duplicated permease, whose amino-acid sequence MSVPRLYGGLLRLFPRPFRERSAGDAAETFALLWADAVGARARASLLVRCFGRLPLAWASEWVHHLRTHGRDRARLPRELLMDRWSRNVRQALRSLGRAPTFTWTVVLLLGLGVGAVTTIVTIVDHVLLRPLPYPAAERLIYLENGSHSGPLFQQLGSVRTVEQWAGAFTDDVNLTGTGQPERLERATVTEDFFTLFGATAARGRLLQRDDFGGPAAVVLAEGTWRRLWGGDPDLVGRTIALDGEAVVVVGILPSTFAPPEALVGTDVDVWRAVDWSAEMYTGHDWSVLDVAGRLEPGASHAAAQSELDALMVEMAQVHPNYRVRDGDAPEPLPAVGLSEIIVRPVREGLGLLLGAVAMLLLVACANVANLFLARGVERQREMAVRHALGAGRGRLVEQLMTESVLVGLVGGALGVALSVVGLRTFLTLNPQTLPREAAVHVDLRVLGFAAVLSLATALLFGLLPALRAARANLAGAVRGAARTATEGKGIRSLRGGLVVAEVALSLTLVAGAGLLLRTFLQVQGQALGIQTAGVWSVPVTPTGYDSPESWVQGMEAVRTALAEVPGVQSAALSLTVPMQMTGGRRCCWTRNVAATADADGVRTQMHPVSTDYFTTFQLPLLAGRVWTPSETSMDPAPVVVSEPLAIQVFGSATAAVGRTLHHGQGLTAQIVGVAADDRHYGAEYEHGPAAYVPLQEMPFQSDRAVFAVRMDPSATDVPARLRDAIWSVAPALPVPQVQTLDALVDDASAGRRFDSALFGSLALVALVLAAGGLYGLLLYVASQRRRDLAIRLALGASRGHIQRSLVLGGLGLTAAGVGLGLLGSWASGRFLSSRLWGVEAGDPGTLVGASLLLLAIALLASWLPARRAGRTDPLETLRQE is encoded by the coding sequence GTGAGCGTGCCCCGTCTGTACGGGGGGCTGCTCCGCCTCTTCCCTCGCCCCTTCCGCGAACGGTCGGCAGGCGATGCCGCCGAGACGTTCGCGCTGCTCTGGGCGGACGCCGTCGGCGCCCGCGCACGAGCGTCCCTCCTCGTCCGCTGCTTTGGCCGGCTGCCGCTGGCGTGGGCGTCGGAGTGGGTCCATCACCTGCGCACGCACGGTCGGGATCGTGCGCGCCTGCCCCGGGAGCTCCTCATGGACCGCTGGTCGCGCAACGTCCGTCAAGCCCTCCGTTCGCTCGGGCGCGCGCCCACCTTCACGTGGACCGTCGTGCTGCTGCTGGGGCTCGGTGTGGGCGCCGTGACCACGATCGTCACGATCGTCGACCATGTGCTGCTGCGGCCGCTCCCCTACCCCGCCGCCGAGCGCCTGATCTACCTCGAGAACGGCTCGCACTCGGGCCCGCTGTTCCAGCAGCTCGGCTCCGTTCGCACCGTGGAGCAGTGGGCCGGCGCCTTCACGGACGACGTGAACCTCACCGGAACGGGTCAGCCCGAGCGGTTGGAGCGCGCCACGGTGACGGAGGATTTCTTCACGCTGTTCGGGGCCACCGCGGCGCGCGGTCGCCTGCTGCAGCGGGACGACTTCGGGGGTCCGGCGGCCGTGGTGCTCGCCGAAGGCACGTGGCGCCGCCTGTGGGGAGGCGACCCCGACCTGGTGGGCCGCACGATCGCGTTGGACGGGGAGGCCGTCGTGGTGGTGGGCATCCTGCCGAGCACGTTCGCGCCACCGGAGGCGTTGGTGGGGACCGACGTGGACGTATGGCGGGCTGTCGACTGGAGCGCGGAGATGTACACCGGCCACGACTGGTCCGTCCTGGACGTGGCGGGGAGGCTCGAGCCGGGTGCGTCGCACGCTGCCGCCCAGAGCGAGCTGGACGCGCTCATGGTGGAGATGGCGCAGGTGCATCCCAACTATCGCGTGCGGGACGGCGACGCGCCCGAGCCGCTGCCGGCGGTTGGGCTGTCCGAGATCATCGTTCGTCCGGTGCGGGAGGGGCTGGGCCTGTTGCTCGGCGCTGTGGCCATGCTGCTGCTGGTCGCCTGCGCGAATGTGGCCAACCTCTTCCTGGCGCGCGGCGTGGAGCGGCAACGGGAGATGGCCGTCCGGCATGCCCTGGGCGCAGGTCGCGGACGCCTGGTGGAGCAGCTCATGACCGAGAGCGTGCTCGTGGGTCTGGTGGGCGGCGCGCTCGGCGTGGCGCTGAGCGTCGTCGGACTGCGCACGTTCCTGACGCTCAACCCCCAGACGCTGCCGCGCGAAGCCGCCGTCCACGTCGACCTGCGCGTGCTCGGGTTCGCCGCGGTCCTCTCGCTCGCCACGGCGCTGCTGTTCGGGCTGCTGCCCGCGCTCCGGGCCGCCCGCGCCAACCTGGCGGGCGCCGTGCGCGGCGCCGCCCGCACCGCGACCGAAGGCAAAGGCATCCGCTCGCTGCGCGGCGGTCTCGTGGTCGCGGAGGTGGCGCTGTCCCTCACGCTGGTCGCAGGCGCGGGTCTGCTGTTGCGGACGTTCCTGCAGGTGCAGGGACAGGCGCTCGGCATCCAGACCGCCGGCGTCTGGTCCGTCCCGGTCACGCCCACCGGCTACGACTCGCCGGAATCCTGGGTGCAGGGGATGGAGGCGGTCCGGACCGCGCTGGCGGAGGTGCCGGGCGTCCAGAGCGCCGCCCTCTCGCTCACCGTCCCCATGCAGATGACGGGCGGTCGTCGCTGCTGCTGGACCCGCAACGTCGCCGCGACGGCGGACGCAGACGGCGTGCGCACGCAGATGCACCCGGTGAGCACCGACTACTTCACGACCTTCCAGCTCCCGCTCCTCGCGGGTCGGGTCTGGACGCCGTCCGAGACGTCCATGGACCCCGCGCCGGTGGTCGTGTCGGAGCCGCTCGCGATCCAGGTCTTCGGATCGGCGACCGCGGCGGTGGGGCGTACGCTGCACCACGGTCAGGGCCTCACCGCGCAGATCGTGGGCGTCGCGGCCGACGACCGTCACTACGGCGCGGAGTACGAGCACGGGCCCGCGGCCTACGTGCCGCTCCAGGAGATGCCCTTCCAGTCCGACCGCGCCGTCTTCGCGGTGCGGATGGATCCCTCCGCCACCGATGTCCCGGCGCGCCTGCGCGATGCCATCTGGTCGGTCGCACCGGCGCTGCCGGTGCCGCAGGTCCAGACACTGGACGCGCTCGTGGACGACGCCAGCGCCGGCCGTCGCTTCGATTCCGCGCTGTTCGGGTCGCTGGCGCTGGTCGCGCTCGTGCTGGCCGCCGGCGGTCTCTACGGCCTGCTGCTCTACGTGGCCAGCCAACGCCGTCGCGATCTGGCCATCCGCCTCGCGCTGGGCGCGTCCAGGGGGCATATCCAGCGCTCGTTGGTCCTGGGCGGCCTCGGTCTGACCGCCGCGGGGGTGGGGCTCGGCCTGCTGGGCTCCTGGGCCAGCGGTCGCTTCCTGTCCAGCCGGCTGTGGGGGGTGGAGGCGGGCGATCCGGGCACGCTGGTGGGCGCTTCCCTGCTGCTGCTCGCCATCGCGCTGCTCGCGAGCTGGCTTCCGGCCCGCCGCGCAGGGCGCACCGATCCGCTGGAGACGCTGCGGCAGGAGTAG
- the ffh gene encoding signal recognition particle protein, whose amino-acid sequence MFDELGQKLDTVLGRFRQRGLLTEPMIKEGLREVRRVLLEADVNYQVTRDFLTRVQARALEEPVLKSVSPGQQIVKIVHDELAHLLGDERPSLRWAPSPPTVFMLVGLQGSGKTTTIAKLARRLVKEGRQPLLAACDLYRPAAVDQLQTLGQKIGVPVHAGAPGSDPVDVAKAALVEARAQKRAVVLVDTAGRLQIDEAMMDELRRLKAELAPQEILLVADAMTGQEAVKIAEGFDQALDLTGVILTKMDGDARGGAALSIHGVTGKPIKFVGTGEGVAELEPTDPQRLAGRILQLGDVVGLVERASEAFDAEEQSRLEKKVLGKGRFTLEDFLAAMRQIQKMGPLEQIARMIPGVGKKLPVGAVDPKRIKHVEAIILSMTPSERKKPEILNGSRRARIARGSGRPVAEVNRLLKQFKEMEKFLKQMKGMVPR is encoded by the coding sequence ATGTTCGACGAGCTCGGCCAGAAGCTGGACACGGTCCTCGGGCGCTTCCGCCAACGAGGTCTGCTCACGGAGCCCATGATCAAGGAGGGGCTCCGGGAGGTTCGTCGTGTCCTTCTGGAAGCGGACGTCAACTACCAGGTCACACGCGACTTCCTGACCCGCGTCCAGGCCCGGGCGCTCGAGGAGCCGGTCCTCAAGTCCGTCTCCCCGGGACAGCAGATCGTCAAGATCGTCCACGACGAGCTGGCCCACCTGCTCGGCGACGAGCGGCCTTCGCTGCGCTGGGCGCCCTCGCCGCCTACCGTCTTCATGCTGGTCGGTCTGCAGGGGTCCGGGAAGACCACCACCATCGCCAAGCTCGCCCGCCGGCTGGTCAAGGAGGGGCGCCAGCCGCTCCTCGCGGCCTGCGACCTCTACCGGCCCGCGGCCGTGGATCAGCTCCAGACGCTGGGGCAGAAGATCGGCGTGCCGGTGCACGCCGGTGCGCCCGGCTCCGATCCCGTGGACGTGGCCAAGGCCGCGCTGGTGGAAGCCCGCGCCCAGAAGCGGGCCGTCGTCCTGGTCGACACCGCGGGACGCCTGCAGATCGACGAAGCCATGATGGACGAGCTCCGCCGCCTCAAGGCCGAGCTCGCTCCGCAGGAGATCCTGCTGGTCGCGGACGCGATGACCGGACAGGAGGCGGTGAAGATCGCCGAGGGCTTCGATCAGGCGTTGGACCTGACCGGGGTCATCCTCACCAAGATGGACGGCGATGCGCGGGGCGGTGCGGCGCTGTCCATCCATGGCGTGACGGGCAAGCCCATCAAGTTCGTGGGCACCGGCGAGGGCGTGGCCGAGCTCGAGCCCACGGACCCGCAGCGTCTCGCCGGACGGATCCTGCAGCTCGGCGACGTGGTCGGCCTGGTGGAGCGCGCCTCGGAGGCGTTCGACGCCGAGGAGCAGAGCCGCCTCGAGAAGAAGGTGCTCGGCAAGGGCCGCTTCACGCTCGAGGACTTCCTCGCCGCCATGCGGCAGATCCAGAAGATGGGACCGCTGGAGCAGATCGCCCGCATGATCCCGGGCGTGGGCAAGAAGCTGCCCGTGGGCGCGGTCGATCCCAAGCGGATCAAGCACGTGGAGGCGATCATCCTGTCGATGACGCCCTCCGAGCGGAAGAAGCCCGAGATCCTCAACGGATCCCGGCGCGCGCGCATCGCGCGCGGTAGCGGACGGCCGGTCGCCGAGGTCAACCGGCTGCTCAAGCAGTTCAAGGAGATGGAGAAGTTCCTCAAGCAGATGAAGGGCATGGTGCCCCGCTGA
- a CDS encoding dihydrodipicolinate synthase family protein, with amino-acid sequence MATASSIDLSGVFIPATSPFDPVSGDLDVIGLRSNVRRWSTTGVRGIVIGGSTGEAMLLDDDERLAALDATADILPDGILLVAGTGGESTRRTIRLTREAAEHGADAVLVQPPAFYKGAMTPEALQVHYAAVADASPVPVIVYQVPLRLSTLDLPTGLVVELSKHPNIVGIKDSRGQLELVGELATQTARGFQVLVGSGAHLYASLEVGAVGGILGVANLAPAESAAICTAFQRGDHAGAGRLQKEVGPVHVEIVGGLGVAGVKAGLDLLGYRGGDPRPPLRPLPERGRETVHKVLRSAGLLEPDRAARA; translated from the coding sequence ATGGCCACCGCTTCCAGCATCGACCTCTCCGGCGTCTTCATCCCCGCCACCAGCCCCTTCGACCCGGTCTCGGGCGACCTCGACGTGATCGGGCTCCGCAGCAACGTGCGGCGCTGGAGCACGACGGGCGTGCGCGGCATCGTGATCGGGGGCTCGACCGGTGAGGCCATGTTGCTGGACGACGACGAGCGCCTGGCCGCCCTGGATGCGACCGCCGACATCCTGCCCGACGGCATCCTGCTCGTGGCCGGCACGGGCGGCGAGTCGACGCGACGCACCATCCGCCTCACGCGCGAGGCCGCCGAACACGGCGCCGACGCCGTGCTCGTGCAGCCGCCAGCCTTCTACAAGGGCGCGATGACGCCCGAGGCGCTGCAGGTCCACTATGCGGCGGTGGCGGACGCATCGCCGGTGCCGGTGATCGTCTACCAGGTGCCGCTCCGACTCAGCACGCTGGATCTTCCCACCGGCCTGGTCGTGGAGCTGTCGAAGCACCCGAACATCGTGGGCATCAAGGATTCGCGTGGACAGCTCGAGCTGGTCGGGGAGCTCGCCACCCAGACCGCCCGCGGCTTCCAGGTGCTGGTGGGCAGCGGCGCGCACCTGTATGCCTCGCTCGAGGTCGGTGCGGTCGGCGGCATCCTGGGCGTCGCCAACCTGGCGCCGGCGGAGTCGGCGGCCATCTGCACCGCCTTCCAGCGCGGGGACCATGCGGGAGCCGGTCGTCTGCAGAAGGAGGTGGGACCGGTCCACGTGGAGATCGTGGGCGGGCTGGGCGTCGCAGGCGTCAAGGCCGGCCTCGATCTGCTCGGGTACCGCGGAGGCGATCCGCGCCCGCCGCTGCGCCCGCTGCCGGAGCGCGGCCGCGAGACGGTGCACAAGGTGCTGCGCAGCGCGGGTCTGCTCGAGCCGGACCGTGCCGCCCGCGCTTGA
- the rimM gene encoding ribosome maturation factor RimM (Essential for efficient processing of 16S rRNA), with protein sequence MATSPPPFLVVGHLNKVHGIRGELFVWSLTDRAEDIFHPGATFRLGDADAQPMDVPVRSLTIESVRPYRTGWLVRFEDVEDRTQAEFLAGSYLLQPFAEVDAPEEGEYFYHELLGATVATGDGTVVGTVREVYELAPAHMLEVTRPGRPSLLVPLSRPIVTSVERDPLRIVIEPPDGLLDL encoded by the coding sequence GTGGCCACCAGCCCGCCGCCCTTCCTGGTCGTGGGCCATCTCAACAAGGTCCACGGCATCCGCGGTGAGCTCTTCGTCTGGTCGTTGACGGACCGGGCGGAGGACATCTTCCATCCGGGCGCCACGTTCCGGTTGGGGGACGCCGACGCGCAGCCGATGGACGTGCCGGTGCGCTCGCTCACCATCGAGTCGGTGCGTCCCTACCGCACCGGGTGGCTGGTGCGGTTCGAGGACGTGGAGGACCGCACGCAGGCGGAGTTCCTCGCCGGCAGCTACCTCCTGCAGCCCTTCGCGGAGGTGGATGCGCCGGAGGAGGGCGAGTATTTCTACCACGAGCTGCTCGGCGCCACCGTGGCGACGGGGGACGGCACCGTGGTGGGAACGGTGCGCGAGGTCTACGAGCTGGCCCCCGCCCACATGCTGGAAGTCACGCGTCCGGGGCGGCCGTCCCTGCTCGTCCCGCTGTCGCGTCCGATCGTGACGTCGGTCGAGCGCGATCCGCTCCGCATCGTGATCGAGCCGCCGGACGGTCTGCTGGACCTCTGA
- a CDS encoding adenylosuccinate synthase codes for MSGARRGRCTVVVGCQWGDEGKGKIVDVLAADAQIVARYQGGANAGHTVHVGDDEFILHQIPSGVLHDGKRCLLGNGVVLDVRQFFDEYDALAARGIRLDGRVGVSGRAHVLLPFHRALDKAREAAAAEKIGTTGRGIGPAYEDKVGRRGLRVGDLADAAGVERWLDGALTRAEAQLRELGEDVDTVAAETRDALGLAARLHALSTEVGVEILEGLRAGRDVLLEGAQGALLDLDQGTYPFVTSSNTTAAGAPVGVGIGPTAVDDVLGVLKAYTTRVGEGPLPTAMTPELDEQVRQWGGEFGATTGRPRRCGWFDAVVARHAARVNGLTGLAITKLDVLDQLPEIQIAVGYRVDGEETSHFPDAGCGYDAIEPVYETVPGWKASTADARKLEDLPRAARAYLSRLQELVGVPIWMVSVGTRRSDIIRV; via the coding sequence GTGTCCGGAGCCCGCCGAGGGCGTTGCACGGTGGTGGTCGGCTGTCAGTGGGGCGACGAAGGGAAGGGCAAGATCGTCGACGTGCTGGCTGCCGACGCGCAGATCGTGGCGCGCTACCAGGGTGGCGCCAATGCCGGGCACACGGTGCACGTCGGCGACGACGAGTTCATCCTGCACCAGATCCCCTCGGGCGTGCTGCACGACGGCAAGCGTTGCCTCCTCGGCAACGGGGTCGTGCTCGACGTGCGCCAGTTCTTCGACGAATACGATGCGCTCGCGGCCCGCGGCATCCGGCTGGACGGTCGCGTGGGCGTGAGCGGCCGCGCCCATGTGCTGCTGCCGTTCCATCGCGCCCTGGACAAGGCACGCGAGGCCGCGGCTGCCGAGAAGATCGGCACCACCGGCCGCGGGATCGGCCCGGCGTACGAGGACAAGGTGGGCCGGCGTGGCCTGCGGGTGGGCGACCTGGCCGACGCCGCCGGTGTGGAGCGCTGGCTGGACGGCGCGCTGACGCGCGCCGAGGCCCAGTTGCGCGAGCTGGGCGAGGACGTCGACACCGTCGCGGCCGAGACGCGTGACGCGTTGGGTCTGGCGGCCCGACTGCACGCCCTCTCGACCGAGGTGGGCGTCGAGATCCTGGAGGGTCTGCGCGCGGGTCGGGACGTCCTGCTCGAGGGCGCGCAGGGCGCGCTGCTCGACCTGGATCAGGGCACCTATCCCTTCGTGACGTCCTCCAACACCACCGCCGCGGGTGCGCCTGTGGGGGTGGGGATCGGCCCCACGGCCGTGGACGATGTGCTGGGCGTCCTCAAGGCCTACACGACCCGCGTCGGCGAGGGCCCGCTGCCCACCGCCATGACGCCCGAGCTGGACGAGCAGGTCCGGCAGTGGGGCGGCGAGTTCGGCGCCACCACGGGCCGCCCGCGTCGCTGCGGATGGTTCGACGCGGTCGTGGCGCGCCACGCCGCCCGCGTGAACGGCCTCACCGGCCTGGCCATCACGAAGCTGGACGTCCTGGACCAGCTGCCGGAGATCCAGATCGCGGTGGGCTACCGGGTGGACGGCGAGGAGACGTCGCACTTCCCCGACGCCGGCTGCGGATACGACGCGATCGAGCCCGTGTACGAGACCGTGCCCGGCTGGAAGGCCTCCACCGCGGACGCACGCAAGCTGGAGGACCTGCCCCGCGCGGCCCGGGCCTATCTGAGCCGCCTCCAGGAGCTGGTCGGGGTCCCGATCTGGATGGTCTCGGTCGGCACCCGGCGCAGCGACATCATCCGCGTCTGA
- a CDS encoding cation diffusion facilitator family transporter, with translation MAASITSYAWLSVGLALATIGLKTWAWWLTGSVGLLSDAVESVVNLVAALFALFMVGLARRPPDEEHAYGHAKAEYFASGFEGALILFAAGSIVWAAVGRMLDPVALERWGLGVAVGAVATGLNVAGGWILMRAARRFRSIALEADAEHLYSDVFTSVAVLSGVVATALSGVSWLDPVVALGVALNVFRIGFNLVRRSLLGLIDTALPAQTRAAVDAVLARYRTGGVDFHALRTRQSGFRGFVSMHVLVPGAWSVQQGHDLLERLEEEIRAVAPDLTVFTHLEPAEDPASWHDTELDRSEEAPERRHGAPDRRHAGGE, from the coding sequence ATGGCCGCATCCATCACCTCCTACGCCTGGCTCTCGGTCGGGCTCGCCCTCGCCACCATCGGGCTCAAGACCTGGGCGTGGTGGCTGACGGGCTCGGTCGGCCTGCTGTCGGATGCGGTCGAGTCGGTGGTCAACCTCGTGGCCGCGCTGTTCGCGCTGTTCATGGTGGGTCTGGCGCGCCGCCCCCCGGACGAGGAGCACGCCTACGGCCACGCCAAGGCCGAATACTTCGCCAGCGGGTTCGAGGGCGCGTTGATCCTCTTCGCCGCGGGCTCCATCGTGTGGGCCGCGGTGGGCCGCATGTTGGATCCGGTCGCGCTCGAGCGCTGGGGGCTGGGTGTGGCGGTCGGGGCGGTCGCGACCGGTCTGAACGTGGCCGGTGGCTGGATCCTGATGCGGGCCGCCCGCCGCTTCCGCTCCATCGCGCTGGAGGCGGACGCCGAGCACCTCTATTCGGACGTCTTCACGTCCGTGGCCGTCCTCTCCGGTGTCGTGGCCACCGCGCTGTCGGGGGTCTCGTGGCTGGATCCCGTCGTGGCCCTGGGCGTGGCCCTGAACGTCTTCCGGATCGGATTCAACCTGGTCCGCCGCTCGCTGCTCGGTCTGATCGACACGGCGCTGCCGGCCCAGACCCGCGCTGCCGTCGATGCCGTCCTCGCCCGCTACCGCACCGGCGGCGTCGATTTCCACGCCCTGCGCACCCGGCAATCCGGGTTCCGGGGCTTCGTCTCCATGCACGTCCTGGTGCCCGGCGCCTGGAGCGTACAGCAGGGGCACGACCTGCTGGAGCGGCTGGAGGAGGAGATCCGGGCGGTGGCGCCCGACCTGACGGTCTTCACCCACCTGGAACCGGCCGAGGACCCCGCATCCTGGCACGATACCGAGCTGGATCGGAGCGAGGAGGCCCCGGAGCGGAGGCACGGGGCCCCGGATCGCCGGCACGCCGGCGGGGAGTAG
- a CDS encoding PilT/PilU family type 4a pilus ATPase, whose amino-acid sequence MTEIFKAAIEKGASDIHLKSGDVVRARIHGTLYPLTEQKLTHEQVRQIALKLIPHERDRQRVDELLDYDCSWGLPGLGRFRVNILRQRGTFSIIMRVIPIEIPTFEDLKLPGVLEKISQSERGLVLVTGVTGSGKSSTMAAMIGYINRNRQRHIVTLENPIEFLHRDQSSSITQRDVGTDTDSFQTGLRAALRQDPDVILIGEMRDKETIDIALKAAETGHLVISTVHTQNASQTISRLIAVFEPTEQEMIRIRLAETLQAVVSQRLLPRSDGQGRVVAAEVMLVTGTIRDCVRDPDRIEEISELIEEGRGHYGSQTFDQHLMELVRAGFVEFEVAKAAANNPNDFDLKMNLFGDSSPQDRISGGREGGMAQEMAQFFT is encoded by the coding sequence ATGACCGAGATCTTCAAGGCGGCCATCGAGAAGGGCGCCAGCGACATCCACCTCAAGTCGGGTGACGTGGTCCGCGCGCGGATCCACGGGACCCTCTATCCCCTGACCGAGCAGAAGCTGACGCACGAGCAGGTGCGGCAGATCGCGCTCAAGCTCATCCCCCACGAGCGGGACCGGCAGCGGGTGGACGAGCTGCTGGACTACGACTGCTCCTGGGGCCTGCCGGGGCTGGGTCGCTTCCGCGTCAACATCCTGCGCCAGCGCGGCACGTTCTCGATCATCATGCGTGTGATCCCGATCGAGATCCCGACCTTCGAGGACCTCAAGCTGCCCGGCGTGCTGGAGAAGATCTCGCAGAGCGAGCGCGGCCTGGTGCTGGTGACCGGCGTGACGGGGTCCGGGAAGTCGTCCACGATGGCCGCGATGATCGGCTACATCAACCGCAACCGTCAGCGCCACATCGTGACGCTGGAGAACCCGATCGAGTTCCTGCATCGCGATCAGAGCTCGTCCATCACGCAGCGTGACGTGGGCACGGACACGGACTCCTTCCAGACCGGCTTGCGCGCCGCACTGCGTCAGGACCCCGACGTCATCCTGATCGGCGAGATGCGCGACAAGGAGACCATCGACATCGCGCTCAAGGCGGCCGAGACCGGCCACCTCGTGATCTCCACGGTGCACACCCAGAACGCCTCCCAGACCATCTCGCGTCTGATCGCGGTCTTCGAGCCCACCGAGCAGGAGATGATCCGCATCCGTCTCGCGGAGACGTTGCAGGCCGTCGTCAGCCAGCGACTGCTCCCGCGCTCGGATGGGCAGGGGCGCGTCGTGGCCGCCGAGGTGATGCTGGTCACGGGGACCATCCGCGACTGCGTGCGCGATCCCGATCGGATCGAGGAGATCAGCGAGCTGATCGAGGAAGGGCGCGGTCACTACGGCTCGCAGACGTTCGACCAGCACCTCATGGAGCTGGTGCGCGCGGGGTTCGTCGAGTTCGAGGTGGCCAAGGCGGCCGCGAACAACCCGAACGACTTCGACCTCAAGATGAACCTGTTCGGCGACAGCTCGCCGCAGGATCGCATCTCGGGCGGCCGCGAAGGCGGGATGGCCCAGGAGATGGCGCAGTTCTTCACGTGA